CTGGCACCTGTAGCCAACATGGATCTGCTTCCCCAAATTTCCTTTGTGTTCTTCAGTTTTATCCCTTCACATGACTAGGCAAGCAAGTGCCCAAATGATGCTAAAGATATACTTTCAGCCCACCTGGTGTGCCCAGCTTGGCCTCAGATCTGTTCATTTTATCAGACCCACACTGCCTACCACGAGAGCCAAGACCCTACAGCTTcagttttttacttctttttttttttttgttgagatggagtcttgctctgttgcccaggctggagtgcagtgatgcgatctcagctcactgcaccctccgcctcctgggttcaagcaattctcctgtcacagcctcctgagtagctgtgattacaggtgtgccaccatgtccagctaacttttattttttttgagacagagtctcactttgtcacccaggctcgagtgcagtggtgtaatctcggctcactgcaacctcgccttctgggttcaagcgattctcctgcctcagcctcctgagtagctgggattacaggcgcctgccaccacacttggctaatttttgtatttttagtagagacggggtttcaccatgttggtcaggctggtcttgaacttctgaccttgtgatccgcccgccttagcctcctaaagtgctgagattacaggcatgagccatcgcgcctggccaatttttgtatttttaatagagatggggtctcactatgttggccaagctggtcttgaactcctaacctcaagtgatccgccggcctcggcttcccaaagtgttgggattacaggcgtgagccaccacacccagccttactTGTCTTTATAAATCCACGAAGGCGAGGTGCAAAACAATGTGATAGTAACTACTTAAGTGCTCTGTGGCCCAGAGGGTCACTGGGACAGAATGGGCACACCAGGGGTGTTGGCATCTTCTAATAGCACCTACTGGGTGCCACGTATTGTGCTGGCCACTTGACCCAAATGGGTGGAGGCAGACCTCACCACAGCCCAGTAAGggtactcttttaaaaaaattttttttgagacaaggtatcactgtgttgcccaggctggagtatagaggctcaatcttggctcactgcaatctctgctacccaggttcaagtgattctcataggCTTCAGCCTCCctgctagctgggactacaggtgtacaccaccacaccctgctaatttttgtatttttttgtagagaagggattttgccatgttggccaggctggtcttgaactcctgacctcaagtgatctgcccaccttggcctcccaaagtgctgggattacaggcgtgtgccaccacacccggctaattttttttgtatttttactagagacagggttttgtcatgttgaccaggctggtcttgaactcctgacctcaagtgatctgcccacctcagcctcccaaagtgctgggattgcaggcctgaaccaccatgcccagcatctTCCCTGGGACTTTTGCTGTGCTAGGCTGTCCCTTCTGCCCACCCTGGCTGGGCAGGTGATGGGAGTGAATCACTCACCTGCTATGGGCTCTGACATCTTTTGAGACTTGCGCCCACTTAACTCCAGGAAGGAGTTGAGCCATGAGGAGGCACCCAGACGGAAGTCTCGAAGGAGCAGGGCTGTGTCCCGCCGCACCAGCCCTATCATGCCTAGGGCTTTCTGGTCTGAGTTGGAGTGGTCTTCTGTCTTTGCACCTGCAGAGTATATGTGGGGAGCTGAgttgttttcctctctttctgggCCCAGTCTTAACACCCAGAACTTCAGGCATCTGTGGCCCCAGGGACGTGAGAATATCCAATTGCTTCAAAAGGGATAAGGAgtctgggcgcagtagctcactcctatagtcctagtactttgggaggccaaggcgagaggatggcttgagctcaggagttcaagaccagcctgggcaacatagcgaaaaacaaaaattagctgggcgtgggtatgggcgtggtggtgcacgcctgtagtcccagctacttgggaagctgaggcaggatgattgcttcagcctgggaggtcgaggctgcagtgaggtgtgtttgagccactgcactcagcctgagcgacacgagaccttgtctctccctctctctctctctctctcacacacacacacacacacacacacacaaaagggacAAGGAGTCTTGGATTCctctgcctggcctctccttccTCAGTCACAGGAGTCCCGGTCCCCAGCCCATCCCTGCAGGACCCAGATATCCATGCAGTCCTGTTTCCCTGCTGAGGGTGTGGGCCTCACCAGCATAGGCACTGACACACTTGGAGAGCACGCTGAGGGGCAGCAGGGGGTCCATGAGGCTCAGCAGGCGGGAGGGAGAGGCGGCAGGCTGCAGCATTGTGGCCGGGTAGGCTGCCATGATGCCATCTGGCACCCGCACCCCGTAGGCTGCTGCCCGAAGAGCCACGGTGAAGCAGAGGTTCCCGCCTGCACTGTCCCCCGCAAGGCAGATTCGTTCCCCTGTTGAGCCTGGTTTGGGAGAGGGGTGGTTGGTTACAGCCTGGCAGGGGCAGGAGACTGGGGAGGGAGGGTAGGGAGGAACTCAAGCTGGGAGAACTGGGCTCTCCAAGGTGGGGTGTGGGGCACTCCAAGGCCTAGCAgactgcagtttttttttttttttttttttttttttttttttgaggcggagtctccctctgtcgcccaggctggagtgcagtggcgcgatctcggctcactgcaagctccgcctcccgggttcccgccattctcctgcctcagcctcccaagtagctgggactactggcgccgccaccacgcccggctaatttttttgtatttttagtggagacggggtttcattgtgttagccaggatggtctcgatctcctgacctcgtgatccgcccgtctcggcctcccaaagtgctgggattacaggcttgagccaccgcgcccggccagcagacTGCAGTTTTAGAGACTGGCAGACTGAGGCACAGATTTGGGCTCATGTGGTAGACAGAGGATCAGGATGACTCAGGACCTGGAGgcgcagggaagtgctgggaaagTCTGTCGGGGCTGGAGATTGGGAGCAGCGAGGGCAGGTGGTGGGGAAGGCGAGCCGAGCTCAGACCTGTTGCAGGAGGGGGGCCTCAGAGGATGGGAATGGAAGGTCAGGGTTCAGGCTCAGCACAGAGGGCCTGGGCTGCAGGCTCTATGCTCTGGGGCATGGCCACaccctgctctgtgcctcagtgtcctcccaAGATGCTGATCTTCAAAGAGGGAGGTCAGAGAAGCTGGACTGTGGGCCAGGAGGCTGGCAGGACAGGAAAGCAGGGCCTGGAGCTACCAGAGGGGGATGGCAGAGGCCCAAGGAGACAGGACGGTGGGTGGGAAGTGGAGGTGGAGGAGATGGAGAGTCTGGGTGCCACAGTCGGGGACAGAGGATAAACTGGCTGAGGCGGAAGATTGGGCAGGACCTGGGTGAGCAGGAGCTGGGAGGTGTGGGGATGAGGAAGGTAGAAagtgtgaggctgaggctggaggagctTGAAGCAGGCTGGGCAGGATGGGAGCAGATGCAGGTGGCTGTGGGAGTCTGAGGCTCACCAAGGAGGGCGCAGTGCTTGATGGCCCAGCAGTAGGCGAAGAAGCACTCCTCCAACGCACGGGGGAAGGGGGCCTCGGGGGCCAGGGAATAGTCGATGGAGATGATGGGGGCGCCCAGCTCCTGGGCCCAGCTCTTGAGGTAGGGCTCATGGGATTTGGAGGTCTGGGCCACGAAGCCACCGCCGTGGAAGTGCACTATCAGGGACTGCGAGCGGGGTGCCTGCTGGGGGCGCGGCCACAGCTCCAGGCTCCGTTGGCCGTTGGACTTTACCAGGCTGCTGAGCTCCTCACTGTCctgggggtgaggagggaggTGGTGTGTGAGGTTGGGGAGAGCTGGCCAGGGCTGCACCCCTCCATGGGGATGCCAAGGCGGGGGCTGCCCATGCTTCTCGGCTGTGTCCCTGTCCCTGGCTGAGGCTGAAACCCTACCTGTCCTTCACGCAGGTCGTAGGAGATGAGCCTGACTAGGACGGGCCCGGGGCCTGTGTGGGCCAGTGGGGGTGAGATGGTGACCGTGAGTGTGGGGTCAGCAGTCAGCGGCATCTCAAAGGCTTCGGGTGGCAGGCTGAGCAGGCGGCTTACTCTGACGGTGGCCGATGTCATGTTGGCCAGAGACTGGAGGGAGGGGACAGAAGGGGTGCTGGGGAGGGTCTGCCTGCAGGGGTGCCCTTCACCCCTCCCTCTGATCCGCAGTCTTTCCCCTTGTGTGCCATTCCTGGGCCTGGAGCCCCACAGAGACCTACTGTGGCCTCAGATgggtctctgggcctcagtgtccccatcagTAACAGGCCCTCACCGATAGCACTTCCATCTCGGTGATGTTCCAGAAGGCTTTCCAGAAGTGCACGTCCAGGTTCTGTATGATCCGCTCAAACTCAGCCCCACGCAGCTCAGGGTCGATGGCAAAGCGGCCGCTGGTGAAGAGGGAGCTGGCGGCCACACCTGGGGTTCGGAAGGGGTGTCAGGGAGCCCCAGTGGGTCAGGCTACTtgggcaggagtggggaggagggccAGGAGGGTAGGCTGCGAGTAGAACCCGGCTGGGACTCACTGAGGCCTGTCTCGTTGCGTTTGTAGTGCTCTCCGAAGGACACCAGCCCAATGGAGATGGTCTGCAGGAATGGCCGGATGGCAGGTGTGAACTGTGGAGAGACGCGGCTGCGTCACCCACCGCTCAGGAGAGGGATGGGGACAGGGCAGGAGCGAGGCACAGGGATGTGCAGGGAAGACACGTTCATTGAGTAAATGTTTCATGAgctcctactgtgtgctgggcataGCTCTCACCTGGTTCAAGGACCTGATGTTCTCAAACGGAAAACAAATGATCAGCAGACAAGCAAAGCCATGCACAGTATCAAAACAAGGAATGACGAAtggtttgagaaaaaaaaaaggcagtaagtGGAGAGGACACGAGCGATGACTAGGGGTCAGGCTACTTAGCGGGTCTCGGAGGAGAGATCTGACTGAAGCGAGGGGAGGGTGTTCCCTGCACAGGGCACAGAGAGCGTGAAGGCTTAAAGGTGAGCtcctaggagactgaggcaggagaatcgcttgagccagggaggcagaggttgcagtgagtggagatcacaccactgcactccagcctgggcaacagagtgagactccgtctcaaaaaaaaaaaggtgagctCATGCTTGGTGCTTGACCTGGGTAGCGACAgccaggaggccagtgtggctggagcagagtgagcagtggggagaggggcaggCAGTGACACTGGAGAGGCAAAGGGGGCTCATGCAGGTCCTGGGCAGAGGAATTTGGATTTCATTCTCAGTGCAGGGTGGTGCCACTGGTAGGCTGTGAGGTGGGGAGTAGGATGGTGCAGGGACTTCCTGAAAGTCAGAGAGAGGATGGATGGGGAGAGGGGGCAGCTGGAAGACAGGAACAGGGAGATGGCCAGAGACAGCCCCCCAGGCACAGGGACCTGAGGCAGAAAGACAGCCAGAGAGGGTGACTGAGGCCTAGACATGGGGCCAGCCGGCCACCACAGGGGAAGGGGGAGACAGCGTCTGACAGAGCAGACAGGCAGTTAAGGAAAGATGgtgggggctgggtgcggtggctcatgcctgtaaacccagcactttgggagcagaCAGGCAGTTAAGGAAAGATGgtgggggccgggtgcggtggctcatgcctgtaaacccagcactttgggaggcctaggcgggcggatcacttgaggtcaggagtttgagaccagcctggccaacgtgatgaaaccccatccctattaaacaaaatacaaaaaaaaaaaaaaaaacaaaccaaaaaaacacaagaCAATGGGGACACAGGATCAGAGGAAATGGAGccacaggaggccaaggcaagggacTGGTGCATTCTTGTGTTCACTCTACACTGGCCAAGGTCCTACTGCATGCTAGACACCGGGCTGGTCCAGTGACCAAGATAGGGGAGGCCTCTGCCCTCCCAGAGGCTGACATTTTAGAGGGGAGACTGCCCTGTACCAAAGCAGAGCTGGGCCCTGCCCCTGGCCAGGTGCCCAGTAGGCCAGAGGGCACCTGAATGCCTGGCTATTATGGCTGGGATGCTGGTTCGGGCAGCCCCAGGATCTCTTTCTCATGACTCTAGGGtcacagctgggacacagggaggAGCTGGCTGGCCCAGCTGGGCTGATCAATACTCGTGGGTTCAGCCCTGGTGAGGGGAGGTTTCCAGGAACACCTGGGCTGGGTTGCTGAGAACAGGCTAGCCTGCAGGGAAGCCTGGAGacatggggtgggagggggaggctgaggcgaggggaggcccagagagggccagAAAGACTACAGGGTCACATGGCTCCAGATCCCTCCCTGAGGGGTCTCAACCTCAAGTGACTTCAGGGGCCAGACAGGTAACAGAGTGAATGTATCTCCTGTGTGTAGGACAACAGAGAGTAGTGGATATCCTGGTGAAAAAGCTCTGCAAGTTGGATTTCTTACTACCCAGCAGATATGACCTAgggcccatgagtttgagaccccTGGTGCAGCTCTGTCTCAGCTCCAGCCAACTTCCCCTTTCTGTACCTGCTGTTTGCTGAGTCCGATAATGCTGACCACTGTGGTTACTTTACCATATTATAGGCCAGGCCAGGGGCCACCAGGTGCCTTCATCGTGGGCCCAGAGGGGCACAGGGCACGGGGCACGGGGCAGGGGGCTCACCTGGAAGCCCAGGCAGCGGCCATAGAAGCATCCCTTATGCAGCGTAACATACTCCCGGAGGAAGTCGGCGGTGAGCCCCTCGTCGCCCTCAAAGAAGAGCACCCCCGGCTGATTGGTAACCAGCAGGCGCTGGGCGTAGTAGACCAGAGCGCGGAGCTGGGTGAGGGCAGCCAGGTAAGCCTCCAGCTCGGCCAGGTTGTGGTTGGTGCGGAAGAAGATGCTGCGGCGGTTGGAGGCCACATAGCGGGATTTGTGCAGGAGGTGTGCCACGCAGCAGCGGGCTGTGTGCACCAGGCTGCGGTACCCATTGGCGGGTGTCTCTGGGTCCAGGTCAAAGAGGTGTGCCACACCCAGCAGGCGGCCCAGGGCCGGCTCCAGCCCCAGTGCCTGCTCCCGCACACCGGCAAAAACGCCTGACAGCCGCTGGGCGGTTTCCCCAGGACCCTGGCTCGAGAAGAAGGCTATGTTGTCCTCTGCCAGAGTCACCAGCGACTGTGTCATTGTGTGCAGGTCCATGTTGTAGATGAGCTTCGAGGCTGTGGGTAGGTGGGGAGGCCTGTTAGGCGGGGCTGGACCAAGCCTTGCtcagctggagcccaggagtctggGCCATAGCTTATCCGCTCCTCCTTCAGACCCCAGCACTGTCTTATTTCAGTTCCAGGAGCCCAGGACCCCAGGTTCCTCCTCCTTTCGACACAAGAGGTCACCCTCTTGTCTCTAGGAATCAGAAGTTTGGGGCCCCAGTTCCCAGTGCCTTTGTCCCTCCTCAGGAGCCAGTAGTTTGGGCcctcatctcctcctccctcagactcaggAGTCCAAGCCCCAGACCCTTCCTCTTCAGGATCCAGGAGCCCCTGCTGTCACCTCTTTGGGACTCAGAAACTTGCTGCCCTGGCCTCCTATCCCTCGGACCCAGGAATCCAGACATTCCCTGAGCCCACATGACTCTGCTTCCCTAACTCATTCATCTCTCCTATGATCCAGGAGGCTGCcagtcctttcttccttccagggACCCAAGAGTCCAGGCACCTGTTTCCATGAACTCTCCTGGGGCCCAAGACTCCTTCTCCTAGATTCCAAGAAGTCTAGACCTCCAGTTGGTCCCCACTCTCAGGACCCATCCCATCTTTCCTTCTTAGGCCCCAAGTGCTACCCACAGGCCCTTCCCCTCCAACAACATTTGGGAGAGTTCAGCCCGAGTCCTCCCATTCCCATCTCTCCGGACCCTGGTCCCCAAGCGCAGCTCtccctgaactcaggagttcacaATTCTAGACTTCACTGATGAGTCATTCCTCATTCTTCAAGTCTGGCTGTGGAAGCCCCTCTAAATCCCAGTTCCCTCCCTGTTTCTCTGAGAGATCCCAAAAACTCAGTCTTGCTTCTCCCCCAGTGGGGTCCCCTGGCCTTCAGCCTTGTCCACGGGTCCTGGGTTGCATGGCCAGCCCTCCTCCCCTGCCTGGAACAGCGATACTCATCGCTGTTATCGACCTTGAGCATATCCGTGCAGGTCCCGGGCTGAGAGCTTTCTGTGTGTTTGCTGCTTTAGCGCGCTAACCCTCTGGGACCCATGTCACCTAGGTTCAAATCTCTATTGTTGCcagcatccccattttacaggagaggaaactgaggctcaggttttttttttctgagatggagtctcgctctgtcgcccaggctggagagcagtggcgcgatctcagctcactgcaagctccgcctcccgggttcacgccattctcctgcctcaacctcctgagtagctgggactacaggcgcccaccaccatgcccggctaattttttgtatttttagtagaggcggggtttcaccatgttagccaggatggtctcgatctcctgacctcagatctgcctgcctcagcctcccaaagtgctgggattacaggcatgagccaccgcgccctgccgagGCTCAGGTTTTAAGTGAGGAGGTTAAAGCTGCACTGCAAGTGGCAGAGCTTTTGTAAACCCAGCTCTCTGAGTCCACAGCCACACTTACGTGGGGCTCCCCGCCAGGACTCTGGAAACCACGTCTCAAAATTTGCCCTGGACTACGTCTGATTCACCACACTTCCCAGTCCCCAATGATCTTCCCTCTGAGATCCTTTCCCAGGCGTTCAGGCCGTCCTGTTTCTTGGATGCCTTGTCACTCAGGTCCTCAACAAGCTGCCGTTGGTGGAATGCTACCATCTACTCCAGGGACTTCCCTCCCAAAGCCCAGCAGCTTGCCTCTTCCCCTAGAAGAAggtatttcctttcccttctagGTCCTGGGGCCTGGCAGCGGCCATTCCTGTCTCTCAGCTGGCTGCACACTCACCCCTCCTAGGCATCTTCCGAGCTCCCCTGGGCTGAGACTGCTGGTGTGTGGCTTGTGCCAGTAGCAGCCTGGGGCTATAAACCCGGAGGCGGGGCTGGCCTGCCCAGGGTGTAGCCGCACAAGCCACCTCCCCCCCTGAAAGATCAGTGAGGACCACGTGCTGTAAACAGAGTAGAGGGCCCagctccctgccctgccccccacCTGCTCGCAGACTCAGCTCAACTGGTAGTCCTGCTACAGGCTCCTCTGCCTTAGAACCCAGGAGTCCACACccacagcccctcctccctcagacccaggagtccacaGCCCCAGCCCCTTCATCCTTTAGGACCCAGGAGTCCCAGCCCCAGTCCTGAACAAACTGTCCCCTCTCACCCAGCCAGGCTGCCCTCTCTCTCCCCAGAGAGGACTCAGGAAGCCAAAGGCCCAGTGATCTCAGCTCCCGCC
The sequence above is drawn from the Macaca thibetana thibetana isolate TM-01 chromosome 19, ASM2454274v1, whole genome shotgun sequence genome and encodes:
- the LIPE gene encoding hormone-sensitive lipase, which codes for MKPGRSISPVREVTMEPGSKSASRPDWQPEPHQRPITTPEPEKTPIAQPESKTQQEPDSRQRPLTQQETPAQHDAESQKDPRAQQKSASQEEFLAPQKPAPQQSPHIKRVPLTQQEPASQQGPGLGKESTTQQEPALRERHVAQPGSGPGEPPPVQQEAESTPEAQAKPGAKREPSDPTESTSQETPEQSDQQTTPVQGAKSKQGSLIELGFLTKLQELSIQRSALEWKALSEWVTDSESESEVGSSSDTESLATMGGMVAQGVKLPFKRKSGYKVMSGYGGTSPHKKTSAQNHRHYQDTASKLIYNMDLHTMTQSLVTLAEDNIAFFSSQGPGETAQRLSGVFAGVREQALGLEPALGRLLGVAHLFDLDPETPANGYRSLVHTARCCVAHLLHKSRYVASNRRSIFFRTNHNLAELEAYLAALTQLRALVYYAQRLLVTNQPGVLFFEGDEGLTADFLREYVTLHKGCFYGRCLGFQFTPAIRPFLQTISIGLVSFGEHYKRNETGLSVAASSLFTSGRFAIDPELRGAEFERIIQNLDVHFWKAFWNITEMEVLSSLANMTSATVRVSRLLSLPPEAFEMPLTADPTLTVTISPPLAHTGPGPVLVRLISYDLREGQDSEELSSLVKSNGQRSLELWPRPQQAPRSQSLIVHFHGGGFVAQTSKSHEPYLKSWAQELGAPIISIDYSLAPEAPFPRALEECFFAYCWAIKHCALLGSTGERICLAGDSAGGNLCFTVALRAAAYGVRVPDGIMAAYPATMLQPAASPSRLLSLMDPLLPLSVLSKCVSAYAGAKTEDHSNSDQKALGMIGLVRRDTALLLRDFRLGASSWLNSFLELSGRKSQKMSEPIAEPMRRSVSEAALAQPQGPLGTDSLKNLTLRDLSQRGNSETLSDTPEMSLSAETLSSSTPSDVNFLLPPEDAEEEAEAKNKLSPMDRGLGVNAAFPEGFHPRRSSQGATQMPLYSSPVVKNPFMSPLLAPDSMLKSLPPVHIVACALDPMLDDSVMFARRLRNLGQPVTLRVVEDLPHGFLTLAALCRETRQAAELCVERIRLVLTPPAAPAPAPAPPLV